The Myxococcales bacterium genome includes a region encoding these proteins:
- a CDS encoding PilZ domain-containing protein has translation MSDKRRHPRFSTQIPATIRHLGRLIPATIKNMSTGGLFVIAESNDFSSSSPVEVMFNMNGSEGDLSMMGRVRHLERTDTDASFGVQFTSAFNDGVKKVLSFCASKSS, from the coding sequence ATGTCCGATAAGAGAAGACATCCTAGGTTTTCTACACAGATCCCTGCGACCATCCGCCACCTCGGAAGGCTTATTCCGGCAACGATAAAGAATATGAGCACAGGGGGGCTGTTTGTAATAGCTGAGAGCAACGACTTTTCCAGTTCATCTCCGGTCGAGGTGATGTTTAATATGAACGGGTCGGAGGGGGATCTTTCGATGATGGGAAGGGTCAGGCATCTGGAGAGAACCGATACCGATGCCAGCTTCGGAGTTCAATTCACCAGCGCGTTTAACGACGGAGTGAAGAAAGTCCTTTCATTCTGTGCCTCAAAGTCCTCCTGA